The Coffea arabica cultivar ET-39 chromosome 9e, Coffea Arabica ET-39 HiFi, whole genome shotgun sequence genome has a window encoding:
- the LOC113709505 gene encoding uncharacterized protein isoform X2 has translation MAKSMRSKREKRLRAIRREMVEPLYQKKEEAKLAAQEAALNAPKLPVRSHNTDASSMDLTTMPSSTSTNDVEMAINDSRKALKPVGKKLKKKIKLAKRKRHGKGKIRRKHNV, from the exons ATGGCGAAGTCAATGAGATCAAAAAGGGAGAAGAGGCTAAGAGCTATAAGAAGAGAGATGGTGGAGCCCTTGTAccagaagaaagaagaagctAAGCTTGCTGCCCAGGAAGCTGCCCTTAATGCCCCTAAGCTGCCCGTTAGGTCGCATAATACCGACGCTTCTTCTATGGATCTTACTACTATGCCCTCAAGTACCAGTACCAATG ATGTTGAGATGGCTATCAATGACAGCAGGAAAGCCTTGAAACCTGTTGGAAAGAAGCTGAAGAAGAAGATCAAGTTGGCCAAGAGGAAGCGTCATGGCAAGGGCAAGATCAGGCGGAAGCATAATGTATAA
- the LOC113709505 gene encoding uncharacterized protein isoform X1, producing MAKSMRSKREKRLRAIRREMVEPLYQKKEEAKLAAQEAALNAPKLPVRSHNTDASSMDLTTMPSSTSTNGMDVEMAINDSRKALKPVGKKLKKKIKLAKRKRHGKGKIRRKHNV from the exons ATGGCGAAGTCAATGAGATCAAAAAGGGAGAAGAGGCTAAGAGCTATAAGAAGAGAGATGGTGGAGCCCTTGTAccagaagaaagaagaagctAAGCTTGCTGCCCAGGAAGCTGCCCTTAATGCCCCTAAGCTGCCCGTTAGGTCGCATAATACCGACGCTTCTTCTATGGATCTTACTACTATGCCCTCAAGTACCAGTACCAATGGTATGG ATGTTGAGATGGCTATCAATGACAGCAGGAAAGCCTTGAAACCTGTTGGAAAGAAGCTGAAGAAGAAGATCAAGTTGGCCAAGAGGAAGCGTCATGGCAAGGGCAAGATCAGGCGGAAGCATAATGTATAA